The following DNA comes from Acidicapsa ligni.
CCTATAAGCCGGGAGAGGGACAGCCATGAGAGCTAGCGTGAGGGTCCGGGGATGGCCTCGTTCCATCAAGTTTCAGCTTCTGGCTGGACTGGTGCTTCTGGAGACGCTTTCTCTCCTGTTATTCGGGGTGCTGCTGATTCATCGCCAGTCGCGTGAGACTTATTTTCGCGCGCAACAGCGGTTAGGGCGTCAGTGCGACACGCTGGTTTTGCAAATCAGAGATGCACTGCAGGCCGGTCGTCCGGAGATGATTGGCGCCTCGCTGCATATGGTGGGTTCTGCGCCCAATGTTGCCATTGCCAAGGTGTCGGATGTCGATAACAAGATCCTCTATGTAAACAAAGGGGTGCCTGCGGGGCATGCGTTGACACCGGCAGAGCGCAGCCAGATTCCGCTGATGGTGCTCAATATATCCCATGTCTTCAAGATCGGCCCGGATGTATGGGAGTCGGCGAAGCCGATTTATTTCCAGGGCAAATTGTTTGGGTTCATCTGGGTGCAAATGGATCCGGCCTGGGATCGCGGCCAGTTGATCTTTTTGCTGCACTCCATCACACTGTTTGGCTTTATCTGGATCGCGACATCGGTTCTTATGGCATGGGGATTGGCCCGGTCGATTACCGGACCGCTTGCTGTGCTTCACCGGGGGACGCGGGCATTGATGGAATCTCCTGAAAGCCACACCAGCTTTCCGCTGCCGGTAACTGTGCATAACGAGATTGGGGACCTGATTGAGGCGTTTAACCGCATGATGGCCTCAATCGAAGAACAGCGCTCCGGGCTGAGCGATACTCTCTCATTGCTTGATTCCATGCTGGCGAATGCGCCTATTGGGTTGGCCTTTTTTGACCGCCGCTGCCGGTTTGTGCGGGTCAATCGGATTTTTGCCGACACTACGGGAATTCCGCTGAGCCGGCATCTTGGGCGGCCACTGTCGGAGGTTTTGCCGGCCGCTGTTGCACTCCAATTGGAAAAGACGATTCTGGGTGTCTTTGAAAATGACGAGCCGGTACGCGATCTGGAGTTGACGGGGACGGCGTTGGGAACCACTCGTCCGTGGACATGGATTACCTCTGCGTATCCGATCCGCACCACGCCCAGCCAGGTTCGCTGGGTTGGGTTGATCGTGATGGACGCGAGCGACCGCAAGCGCGGCGAGGAAGCGCTGCGTAAGACGGAGAAACTGGCTGCGACCGGCAGGCTGGCTGCCTCCATCGCACACGAAATCAACAATCCTCTGGAGGCGATCACGAACCTGTTGTACCTGCTGATCAACTATTCGGGACTGGAAGAGCCAGCCCTGGGTTATGCGGTCATGGCGGATCACGAGGTTCGGCGCATCTCGGAGATCACCCAGCAGACGTTGCGGTTTTACCGGCAGTCCACGCTGCCTGCGTTGGCCAATCTCTCGGAATTGCTCGATTCGGTGCTGAGCCTGCACCAGGGACGGCTGCGCAACCTGGGGATTGAAGTCAAGCGGAAATATGATGCGAAGACCACGCTCTATTGTTTTGCAGGAGAACTGCGGCAGGTGTTTGCCAACCTGGTAGGCAACGCGATTGACGCGATGCCGGAGGGTGGGCGGTTGGAGGTTCGAGCGCGACGCTCCCGAGACTGGAGCAATCCGTCGCGCACCGGAGTTCGCTTCCAGGTGGCGGATACGGGGTCCGGTATGCAGCCAGAGGTGCGCAAGCATATCTTTGAGCCTTTTTTCACGACCAAGGAAGTGACCGGAACAGGACTCGGGTTGTGGGTGAGTTGGGAGATCGTGGTCAAGCACCACGGTTCGATTCGCGTGCGAAGCAGGTCGAATGCAGATGGAGGCAAGTCCGGTACGGCCTTTGAGCTGTTCTTTCCGGATGAGCCAGAGTTGGTCACTGCGCAGGAAGTAGAACAGGCGGAGATATCCGCGCCTGCCTGATGTTCCTGGCCTGATATTCCGGAAGAGATCTGTTTAGTTGGGGAGCTTGATCGTGTCCGGTAGCAGGTCCGGATAGGAGTTCTCGGCGGGGAGGGCTTTCTGCTGATGGCTGAAGCAGCTACCGGAGCTTTGCGACGGCGTTCCATGGGAACGCGTGACATGCAGGCGGTCCATCAGGATGACGCGAACGCGCTGCCCCTCGACTGATTCGGGTAGAGCGCTGCTTACCTTCTTACGATCCACAAAAAGGACGATCGCTGCGTCGCCGGGGTTATCCAGACTTTGCCCGACCCCTACGCCGAAGATTGCCGGGTTGGACTTCAGAAGCGTGGCTGCATTGCGCTGTTTGACAGCCAATACCTGGGCCAGAGACGCGGCATGCGGCTGTGGAGTGGCTGCGGCCGCTTCGTTGGGAATTACGAGTGTTGGAAGACCGCCGATGGTGGCTGGGGGAGTTCCAACATAGCCTGGCTCAACGTAGAAGGCTACGGCGCCTTCTTCCGGATGATCTTTGCTGGCGGCAGGGCCGACGCGCACGATTCCGGTAGAGGGGCCCTGGGACTGCTGGGCCAGCTGTTGAGCGAGCGGCAGGGCCGCCTCGACGCGCTCCAGTTCAATCGAACCCAGTTTGGCATAGCTTGCCGTTACTGAACTTGAGGTATCGTCCGAGAGTTTCTGGCTGCTGTAGCTGAGGCAGGAGACGGGGTGATCCGGGCCTCCGACAAAACTGTAACTGGTCTGGCCGGCCACTCCGGGAACCTGGCTGTTCAGCGCGCCGAGTACATCTGAAACCGGATTCGCGATGGCGTGCTCCACTCCATCCGCATCGGTGCCACCGGCGAAGAACAGGCCTACGGGCTCCGCGTTAGCTGTATCGACCACCAGGGCACCGGAGTCACCGGCATCGCTGAAACTTGTGCCGGAAATGGCGATCTGGTTGGTGAAAGTCTTGGTCATGGAGTGGCTGGTTTCAGCGCAATCGGTGAAGTAGTCCACCACGACGTCGACATTCATTGCAGAGACGCTGGCGCAGGTCAGTCCGGTCGTCCTGCCGCTCTTGGCGACCATCATGCCGAGCGATGCTGCCTGACCCTTACCGCTGGTGGATGAGATTCCCAGGGGAGCTGCGGCGAGGGAGCCGTCCTGCTGCTTGGTTCCCAGCTCCAGAATGCTGCCTTTGAGATCCACCGCGCCGGAGGCGACACGAGCGATGGCCGCGTCCACGTTGGTGGCGGGCGAGGTCAAGGCGGGATAGCCGGTGAGGTTGGCGATGGGGGTGGTGCCGGGGCCGACGCCGTAGGGAGTGCATCCGTTATCGATCAGCCCGGGCTGGATGATGGTTTCGCCGATAAGGGATTGGTCGCTGCGCGCCAGCACGTGATTGTTGCTGAGCACATACTGGTTTCCGCTGGTGTCCTGCAGCAACGCGCCGAGGGTGCCGCCACAGCAGTCGGAGAGTGAGCCCAGGCTTGCGTCGTAATCCGTATTGCTGCCACTGGATGAGCCGAGTTGTACCGGAGCTGCGAGATGGGCCTGGTGTCCGACTGGATTGCTGTTGATTCCGGAGGAGTTGAGAAGCACGCGCGTCCAGCTTCGCGTGGCGGATTTTGTGGGGGAGCTGCCCACATATCCGACAACATACACGAGCACAGGCGTTGCAATCGTTGCGGGCGCTGCATAGGTGACCGTGCAGACGGTGTATGCGGGGTTGGCGCTGCTGACGGAACTGCGGGTGCAGTGAGGTTGGGAGAGTGTGCCTGCGTCGCTGGGTGTTCCTGCGGTGTCGCTGGCGAGGGCAAAATGGATGCTGGCGCTGCCGCCGACTTCGGTCATGGACCCGGAGATCGACACGGTTCCATTCGCTCCCAGTGCCAGATTTTCAGGCGTGAGCGGCTGTAGAAACCCGGGAGTCACGGTGAGGTCTGCGGTGCTCTCGGTCAGGCTGAACTGGCTGGCTTGCTTTGCCGGTACGGCGCTGACGGTAACGTTTGCCTCGTCCTGGGTGAGATAGCTGGGCGGCGTATAAAGGCCATTCGCGCTGATGCTGCCTGCGCCTGCGGTCGGGTCTCCGCCAGTCACGGACCACTCTACTTTGGCCGGTTCGCCGGTGGACAGGGTGGCCGAGTATTGCGTGGTGCGGCTGGTGTCCACCTGGGTCGTCGCGGCGTGGATCGATACCCTGGTCGCACCTGCGATGTCTGTCCCGGAGGCAGATACATGTCCACCGCAGCCCGCAACGGCGAGGATCGCCGGGGCCAGTACGACAGCGGAAGCATGGAGCGGGTTCAGACGCAAAATGAAACTCTGCTTTCAAAACAAAGGTATTGTGCGGCCAGATTCATTTCCATTGCCGACTTACGAAATTACCCTGCGCAGGAAGCCGCGTACACCAAAACGGCCCAGGATTGCCAGGAAGATCGTCAGCGCGAGAAGGATAGCCCACTCAGGCATGTGATGAACACCCGGAGTGACAGCCGCGCGTAGACCCTCACTGATATATACGATTGGATTGAAGAGAACGGCAATCTGTAACCAGCGTATTTTTTCCAGATAGGCCCACGGGTAGTAGACGCATCCCAAAAAGGTAATCGGCACGACGATGATGGAAAAAACCAGCCCAATCTGCTTGGGACTGACGATGGAGCCGATGGCCAGCCCGAGGGAACCGGCCAACAGGCTCGACATGATCAGGACGATGATCAGCAATGGCCAGTTATGGAAGTCGGGATAGACCGGCGTCGCTGGAATCAGGATCGCCATGGGAATGACCGAGAGTGCGGCGACTATGCTTTGCATCGCGCTGAAGCAGACTTTTTCGAGTGCGACGACGGCTACGGGCACGGGGCACATGACGCGGTCGTCAATCTCGCGGGTAACGCCAAATTCGGTCGAGAGCGGCAGGGCGACGGCGGCGATACCGCTGAACATGATTGCCACGGCCATCAGGCCCGGCAGCAGGACGGTTCCAAAACTGGGGCCAGCCGCGGACGCCATCGGATTGCCGCTTGCTATGTGTGGCATAACAAAGGTGAAGACGAAGAGGAAGAGCAGAGGCTGCATGCCGACGCGGAGCAGGAACGGCATCAGCTCCCGGCTCAGCACACGCAGATCGCGGAGGTACAGTCCCCAGAAGGCTTTCAGGAACATGCTTTGTTTGGATGGAGTCTTCTGGGACGGAATCCCCTGGATGGATGAATTACTCACGCAAGTCCCTCCCCGTCAGTTGGATGAAGACTGTTTCCAGACTCGGTTCGGTGATGGAAATGTCTCTCAGGCCGAGTTTTGCGCAGGACTGAATGATCTCCGGAAGCAGGCCATCGACGTTGCCTGCAAAAACGCGCAGGCCGTCGGGCAGGGTTTCGGCGCTCTTTACGCCTTCGCGCAGGCGCAGATCGGAGGCAAGGGCCTCGGCTCCGGCGATATTGCGCAATTTGAGGTCGATGATGGTCTGGGCGCCGTGCGTATCTTTCAAGTGCTGCGGCGATCCCAGGGCCAGCACTTTGCCGCGGTCCACAACAGCAACGCGGTCGGAGAGCTCGTCGGCCTCTTCCATATAGTGCGTGGTCAGGACGACGGTGATGCCTTCTTTGCGCAGTCCCTGCACGGCGGTCCACATGGCAATGCGGCTTTGCGGATCGAGGCCTGCGCTTGGTTCATCCAGAAACAAAACTTTGGGCCGATGAGCAATGGCTCGTGCGATCTGCACACGCTGCGCCAGTCCGCCGGAGAGTTGCGAAGGGTACGCGTCCTTGCGCTCGGTCAGCAGGAACTGGGCCAGTAGTTCACTGGCGCGCGCCTTGGCCTGAGCGTTGGAAAATCCAAAATAACGGCAGTGGTAGTAGATGTTTTCAAAGATGGTCAGGGAGCGGTCGAGCGTGTTGTACTGCGGAACGACGCCGATAAACTGTCGTGCCTGGGATGGCTGCTTCACAACGTCGATCCCGGCAATGCGCACTTTGCCGCTGGTGGGCAGTGTGCGGGTGGTGCAGATGCTGATGGTGGTGGTCTTGCCTGCGCCGTTTGGCCCAAGCAGGCCGAAGATTTCACCCTGGCGTACAGTCAGATCGATCCCGTCCAGGGCGACTACTCGCTGCTTGGCATCGTAGACCTTGGTAAGTTGTTCTATTTCAACAATCAATTCGGGATTTTGATCCGGCATCAGGATGGGCTCATTGTGGGCGGGGAAGTTTGCACCTGTAATCAGATTACAGGAAAGGTGGTTTACTTGCCCCCGGATTCCCGTCTAGATCCGGTCCAGGAGCAAGTCTAGTTTGCTGAGATTACAATCTTGCCAAAATGGGCTCCGGATTCCATTCGACGCAGGGCAAGGGGAAATTCGGTAAAGGGGAAGACTTGATCGATCACCGGCTTGAGTCCTGAAAGCGAGATTGCCTTGTTCATCGCAATGAACTGAGCGCGCGAACCGACATAGACGCCGTGAATGCGGGCCTGTTTGGTGAGGATGGGGCGGACATCGAGAACCTCTGCTGCGCCGGTTAAAACGCCGATCTGTGCGATCACGCCTCCGTGGCAGATGGCGCGGATTGAGCGCGGAAGTGTTCCTGCGCCGCCGACCTCGACGACCAGGTTGACGCCGGCGCCGGCGGTCTGCTCCATCGCCCATTTTTCCCAGTCAGGGCTGGTGCGATAATTCAGTCCGGCATCGAGACCGAGTGTCCTGGCGCGTTCGAGCTTTTCGTCGCTGCTGGAGATGCCCAGCACCTTTGCCCCGGCTAGTTTGGCGAATTGCAGTGCGAAGATGGAGACGCCTCCCGTTCCCTGAATCAGGACGGTATCGCCCGGTTTTACGCTAGTTGCGGTGAAGAGGGCGTTCCAGGCGGTAAGGGCTGCGCAGGGCAGTGTGGCGGCCTCTTCGTAGTTCAGATGGTCGGGGATGCGCACCAGACCTGTCTCGCGCAGGACGATTTCCGTGGCCAGTACGCCGTCGATATCGCCGCCTAAGGCTCCTTTGGAGTGCGCGGCAGAGGGTGCGCCGTCCTCCCAGTTCTGCCAGAAACAGCCTGCTACGCGGTCACCGGTTTTCCATTGCTGTACGTCTGCGCCAACGGCAACTACTTCGCCTACGCCATCGGAACAGGGAATGCGGGGCAGCGCCAGGCGAGGATTGTATTTGCCCTCGACGACCATCAAGTCTCGGAAATTGAGAGAGATAGCGTGAATGCGAACCAGGACTTCGTTGGCATGGAGTGAGGCCGGTGAGATGGAATTACGATTTGCCAGAATCAGCGAATCGATGCCAAAAGCGGGGATTTGCCATTGCTGCAAGATTGGTTCTCCTATATTTAGGGCCAGCAAAGATGGCCCTTACCCTCGGTTGTCGAGCGCATACAACGTACAATGGATACATGGCCCGAGGTTGGGAAAGCAAATCGGTGGAGGAGCAAATGGCAGCAAGCCAGCAGCAATCGTCCGTTTTTTCTGGAAGTGCACAAGATTTGCGGAAGCAACAAGTGGATAAAGCACACGTCGCCCGTCAACTGCAGGCGTTGAATCTGCAGAAGGAAAACATCCTTGGGCAGCGGACTTCGAACCCTGGCCGTCGTGCCGCGTTAGAAGCAGCGTTGGCTCATGTCGAGGCTCAGATCAAGGCGCTCGACTAATTCAATCAATTCAATTTTCGCGATGATTCGCTGCGGCAGCAGGGGCACAGGTCCCTGCTGCCGTACGTGTTTAGCCGCTACATCTTTAACGGGTGTTTCCAGTTGTGCCTGCCTGCTCGCGATGGAAGAGCAGGGAATTAGCCTGCCCAACGGGCGTCATCAGGACGTGGGCGATGTTCACGTGCGCCGGGCGGCTGACTGCCCAGACGATGGCGTCGGCAACGTCGACGGGGGAGAGCGGAGTGATTCCCTGGTAGACCTTGGCTGCACGAGTTTCGTCCCCGCGAAAACGTACCTTGCTGAAATCGGTCTCGACCATACCGGGATCGATGCTGGTAACGCGGACCGGCGTGCCCAGTACATCCTGGCGCAGACCGTCGTTGATGGCCTTTTCTGCAGCCTTGGTGGCGCAGTAGACGGCTCCGTTGGGATAGGTAAGCTCGCCTGCTGTCGAGCCCATGTTCACCACGTGACCGGAACCGCGCTCGACCATGCCGGGAACAACTGCGCGGGTGACGTAGAGCAGGCCCTTTACGTTGGTGTCGATCATCTCGTCCCAGTCCTCGATGTGGCCCTGGTAGAGTTTGTCCAGTCCACGGCTCAGACCGGCGTTGTTTATCAGGACATCAATCGCTGACCACTCGGCAGGCAGCGCTGCAATTGCAGCGGCTACGGCGGGCTGTTTCTGCACATCGAGTTCGAAGGCGTGGACAGCCTGTGCGCCTGCTTCGAGAGCTTTGCTGGCAACGGCGGAGAGTTTGTCCTGGCGGCGTGCGGCAAGCAGCAGCCGCGCTCCCTCGGAGGCAAAGGCATAAGCCGTGGCCTCGCCGATTCCGGAGCTGGCCCCGGTAATGAAGACGATTTTTGCTTTAAGACTCATGCACACAGTGTAGCTAAGAGTTGCCGGAAGCTGGAGCATTCTGCCTCTAAAGCGCGAACATGGAATGCCTCTGCAGTGTGCTTGCTTATTGATCTTTCAACATCTTTGCCGGGGAGGTTTTTGCCGCTGCATTGGCCGGCAGCATGGCGACTGAGATCGCGAGGGCTAAAACTACCAGGGGAACTGTTGCCACAGTGGTCCACGACCAGGGTGTGGACGATAAGGATGTGCCTCCCATCCATTGCCCGGTTGCCAGCTCTACCAGAAGTCTCCACGAGATCAATGACAGCCCCAATGCTGCCACTCCGCATTGGAAGGCCTGCCGCAGCATGGTTCGTCGAATATCCCAGCGCGACGCTCCAAAGCAGAGGCGGACGGCAATTTCTCTGCGCCTGTTGTTGACCGCGTACATCAGAACGGCATACAGCCCGAGATAGGCGATCAGCGCGACCGTTACGGCGCCTGCTACCGGCAGAAAAAGGCGAGCTCTCTGCTCCAGAAAGGACGCTTCCAGGCGCTCATCAATCCGGTATGTGGCGGTTACGCCAAAGGATGGCATGGATGCGTCCGCCTGCTGCCGGATCAACTCGCTCAACGCAACCGGCGACTGGTTGCCCTGCAGCAGGAAGTACAGCGGAAAGGACAGTGCAAATACATTTTCTCGCAATGGCAAAAATAGCGTGGCCTCGGGGGAACTGGTCACTCCGGCAAAGCGCATATCGTCCGTGATGCCGACGACCTCGGCGGTGAAACTGATTGGAGAATTGGGATCCTCGATGCGAATGCTGCGATGCAGCGGGTCTTCGCCTGGCCATAGTTCTCGGGCAAGCTGCCTGTTTACGACAACCTCCGAGACGGAGTGGGTAAACTCATCCGCGGAGAATGGGCGCCCGCGGTAAATGGAGTTGCCCATGGTCTGAAAATAACTCTGCGTTACTCCACAGTAATGAATCGAAGCTGAGGGGATTGAACTTTGGTCGAGGCGTTGCAGGGTGAGCGTCTTCATCGCTTGCCCGAATGGTGCGCAGGAAGCCGCAGCGATCGAATGTATCTCTGGAACTCGATCTCCGGCGCCGCTCAGCACGTTGCGGGTAAATGTCGCAAAGGGAAAATCGTCGCCGCCGCCGGTGGAAAAATTGACGATGGACTGCTTTGTAACCGGACCGATTTCGATTGCTGTCAGGTGAGCCGGTTCAAAGCCAAGCGCCTCTTGCGACAGGCCGCGAACTGCCTGGACCATGGTGCGGCGAGCAGACACATCACGATGCACGACGCCATTTGCACCGCTACCATGGATCGCATGGCGATGCCCGTCCACTTGTCCCCGGTGGAGGTGTATCCCAGTCGTGGTGCACCTCCTTCGCGCAGCAGACGCAGGGCTGGAAGCAATGCAATGGCGGCGGCAAGCAGGCAAACCGCAGCCAGTTCCACGGCTAAGGTATGCGTTACATTCGGCCACGAGATGGAGCCTGCCGGAAGAAGGACGGCTGCCTGTTTGCCGAAAAATATCAGCGACAATATTGTCCCGGCTGCGG
Coding sequences within:
- a CDS encoding S1 family peptidase, with the protein product MRLNPLHASAVVLAPAILAVAGCGGHVSASGTDIAGATRVSIHAATTQVDTSRTTQYSATLSTGEPAKVEWSVTGGDPTAGAGSISANGLYTPPSYLTQDEANVTVSAVPAKQASQFSLTESTADLTVTPGFLQPLTPENLALGANGTVSISGSMTEVGGSASIHFALASDTAGTPSDAGTLSQPHCTRSSVSSANPAYTVCTVTYAAPATIATPVLVYVVGYVGSSPTKSATRSWTRVLLNSSGINSNPVGHQAHLAAPVQLGSSSGSNTDYDASLGSLSDCCGGTLGALLQDTSGNQYVLSNNHVLARSDQSLIGETIIQPGLIDNGCTPYGVGPGTTPIANLTGYPALTSPATNVDAAIARVASGAVDLKGSILELGTKQQDGSLAAAPLGISSTSGKGQAASLGMMVAKSGRTTGLTCASVSAMNVDVVVDYFTDCAETSHSMTKTFTNQIAISGTSFSDAGDSGALVVDTANAEPVGLFFAGGTDADGVEHAIANPVSDVLGALNSQVPGVAGQTSYSFVGGPDHPVSCLSYSSQKLSDDTSSSVTASYAKLGSIELERVEAALPLAQQLAQQSQGPSTGIVRVGPAASKDHPEEGAVAFYVEPGYVGTPPATIGGLPTLVIPNEAAAATPQPHAASLAQVLAVKQRNAATLLKSNPAIFGVGVGQSLDNPGDAAIVLFVDRKKVSSALPESVEGQRVRVILMDRLHVTRSHGTPSQSSGSCFSHQQKALPAENSYPDLLPDTIKLPN
- a CDS encoding ABC transporter ATP-binding protein, with the protein product MPDQNPELIVEIEQLTKVYDAKQRVVALDGIDLTVRQGEIFGLLGPNGAGKTTTISICTTRTLPTSGKVRIAGIDVVKQPSQARQFIGVVPQYNTLDRSLTIFENIYYHCRYFGFSNAQAKARASELLAQFLLTERKDAYPSQLSGGLAQRVQIARAIAHRPKVLFLDEPSAGLDPQSRIAMWTAVQGLRKEGITVVLTTHYMEEADELSDRVAVVDRGKVLALGSPQHLKDTHGAQTIIDLKLRNIAGAEALASDLRLREGVKSAETLPDGLRVFAGNVDGLLPEIIQSCAKLGLRDISITEPSLETVFIQLTGRDLRE
- a CDS encoding zinc-dependent alcohol dehydrogenase family protein, which encodes MQQWQIPAFGIDSLILANRNSISPASLHANEVLVRIHAISLNFRDLMVVEGKYNPRLALPRIPCSDGVGEVVAVGADVQQWKTGDRVAGCFWQNWEDGAPSAAHSKGALGGDIDGVLATEIVLRETGLVRIPDHLNYEEAATLPCAALTAWNALFTATSVKPGDTVLIQGTGGVSIFALQFAKLAGAKVLGISSSDEKLERARTLGLDAGLNYRTSPDWEKWAMEQTAGAGVNLVVEVGGAGTLPRSIRAICHGGVIAQIGVLTGAAEVLDVRPILTKQARIHGVYVGSRAQFIAMNKAISLSGLKPVIDQVFPFTEFPLALRRMESGAHFGKIVISAN
- a CDS encoding FtsX-like permease family protein; protein product: MSARRTMVQAVRGLSQEALGFEPAHLTAIEIGPVTKQSIVNFSTGGGDDFPFATFTRNVLSGAGDRVPEIHSIAAASCAPFGQAMKTLTLQRLDQSSIPSASIHYCGVTQSYFQTMGNSIYRGRPFSADEFTHSVSEVVVNRQLARELWPGEDPLHRSIRIEDPNSPISFTAEVVGITDDMRFAGVTSSPEATLFLPLRENVFALSFPLYFLLQGNQSPVALSELIRQQADASMPSFGVTATYRIDERLEASFLEQRARLFLPVAGAVTVALIAYLGLYAVLMYAVNNRRREIAVRLCFGASRWDIRRTMLRQAFQCGVAALGLSLISWRLLVELATGQWMGGTSLSSTPWSWTTVATVPLVVLALAISVAMLPANAAAKTSPAKMLKDQ
- a CDS encoding sensor histidine kinase, translated to MRASVRVRGWPRSIKFQLLAGLVLLETLSLLLFGVLLIHRQSRETYFRAQQRLGRQCDTLVLQIRDALQAGRPEMIGASLHMVGSAPNVAIAKVSDVDNKILYVNKGVPAGHALTPAERSQIPLMVLNISHVFKIGPDVWESAKPIYFQGKLFGFIWVQMDPAWDRGQLIFLLHSITLFGFIWIATSVLMAWGLARSITGPLAVLHRGTRALMESPESHTSFPLPVTVHNEIGDLIEAFNRMMASIEEQRSGLSDTLSLLDSMLANAPIGLAFFDRRCRFVRVNRIFADTTGIPLSRHLGRPLSEVLPAAVALQLEKTILGVFENDEPVRDLELTGTALGTTRPWTWITSAYPIRTTPSQVRWVGLIVMDASDRKRGEEALRKTEKLAATGRLAASIAHEINNPLEAITNLLYLLINYSGLEEPALGYAVMADHEVRRISEITQQTLRFYRQSTLPALANLSELLDSVLSLHQGRLRNLGIEVKRKYDAKTTLYCFAGELRQVFANLVGNAIDAMPEGGRLEVRARRSRDWSNPSRTGVRFQVADTGSGMQPEVRKHIFEPFFTTKEVTGTGLGLWVSWEIVVKHHGSIRVRSRSNADGGKSGTAFELFFPDEPELVTAQEVEQAEISAPA
- a CDS encoding ABC transporter permease — its product is MSNSSIQGIPSQKTPSKQSMFLKAFWGLYLRDLRVLSRELMPFLLRVGMQPLLFLFVFTFVMPHIASGNPMASAAGPSFGTVLLPGLMAVAIMFSGIAAVALPLSTEFGVTREIDDRVMCPVPVAVVALEKVCFSAMQSIVAALSVIPMAILIPATPVYPDFHNWPLLIIVLIMSSLLAGSLGLAIGSIVSPKQIGLVFSIIVVPITFLGCVYYPWAYLEKIRWLQIAVLFNPIVYISEGLRAAVTPGVHHMPEWAILLALTIFLAILGRFGVRGFLRRVIS
- a CDS encoding SDR family NAD(P)-dependent oxidoreductase; translation: MSLKAKIVFITGASSGIGEATAYAFASEGARLLLAARRQDKLSAVASKALEAGAQAVHAFELDVQKQPAVAAAIAALPAEWSAIDVLINNAGLSRGLDKLYQGHIEDWDEMIDTNVKGLLYVTRAVVPGMVERGSGHVVNMGSTAGELTYPNGAVYCATKAAEKAINDGLRQDVLGTPVRVTSIDPGMVETDFSKVRFRGDETRAAKVYQGITPLSPVDVADAIVWAVSRPAHVNIAHVLMTPVGQANSLLFHREQAGTTGNTR